In the Campylobacter lari genome, TCACTAGCTAAATAAGAAAGTTTTTTTAAAATTGCAACACCCAAAGACATATTAGTTGCATAAAGAATAGGCATGGTAATGCTCGCACTTTGCATCAATTCATTTTGCTTAGCATCTAAACCTGTAGTACCTATTACCAAAGGCTTGGGATTGCTTCTTGCGTATAAAAGCAAATCCTCACACCCCTTTGGAGTAGAAAAATCAATAATCACATCACATTTATTAAAAAAATCTTCATAATTTGATCCTTGATCAAAAAATGCACTAGCCTTTGCCTGTTCATCATCTTCTAGGCAAAGTCTTATTTGAGTACCCATACGCCCATTACTTCCATGAATTCCAATATTAATCATTTTAAAATCTGCCTTTTTAGAATTTGGAAAATTGTAGCGTTTATTTATTTAAAAGCAAATAACGCTTTTAATTAATCATCCCATTTTTGACCTAAAAAATTTCCATTTCTATCAAAAAACATTTCCATATTATTACTTAGTTTAATTTCATATCCAAATTCCTCCCAATCTACATCTACAATAAAAGCTCCAGGAAAAGAACTTTGAATTTTATCCATAATAGGTTTAGAAAGCCCGTAATAATTTTGCACATAAGGGTTATGTTGAGGTGTATTTTGTTGATATGAATTAGCATTTTGTTGTGTAATATTTGCACTAGCCATTAGCGCTAAAGCCATGCTTAGAATTAATATTTTTTTCATTTTAGATTCTCCTTATTTTTTATAGGAGAATCTTAATTAATTTTTGTGAAATTTATGTGAAGATTAATGCAAGCTTTCAATATAAGCTAAAGCACTAAGCGCTGCAACCGCTCCATCACCTGCTGCGCATATTACTTGTTTTGGCGCATCTTTTCTTAAATCACCTGCTGCAAATAATCCTGCAATATTAGTTTGCATTTTAAGATCTACACTCACTTGACCGCCTTCTTCCATGGCACATAAAAACTCACCATTATCTTGTTTTAAGATTTCATTTCTTACATTTAATCCAACAAAAGTAAAGATTCCAGGTACATCAACCTCTCTTTTAGAGCCATCATTAAATGCTATTTTAATTTTATTAACACCCATATTATCACCACAAACCTCATCAACTAGCGCATTTGTGATTAATTCTATTTTTTCATTATTTTTTACTTTTTCAACTGTTGAAGGTGCTGCTCTAAACTCATCTCTTCTGTGGATTAAATATACTTTTGAGCAAATATTAGCTAGATATAACGCCTCTTCTAAAGCAGTATCTCCCCCACCTAAAACAGCTACTTCTTTATTTTTATAAAAAAATCCATCACATGTTGCACAAGTGCTTACGCCTTTTCCAAAAAATTCATCTTCACCTTTAAAACCTGCACGACGTGGTGTAGAACCTGTACATACAATTACAGCTTTTGCTTGTTCGTTTTTACCACCTTCTAATTTTATATTAAAACTTCCATCAGCATTTTTGCTAATTTGCTCCACGCCTACCATTTCGTGTTTTAAACCAAAACGCATACACTGTTCATTCCAAGGAGCCATAAAAGAAATTCCATCTAAAACTTGAGCAACTCCAGGGTAATTTTCTATCTCTGAACTCGAAGTAATCTGCCCACCAGGCATACCCTTTTCAAACATGACAACATTTTTTAATCCACCTCTAGTAGCATATAAACCTGCGCTCAAGCCTGCAGGCCCACCACCTATAATAGCTAAATCTAACATAATATTTTTCCTTGTAGTTTTATTTATAGGTATTATACAAATTTTTCTTTAATTATAAATAATAAAAATTATTAAATAGTAAAAAATATGAAGAAAAGCCACAAAAAGTGGCTTAAGATTATAAAAGTGAGTTTAGTTTGTCTGCTAAAGCTTGTTTTGATTGAGCACCCACTAGCTGATCAACTACTTCACCATCTTTAAAGAAAATGATAGTTGGAATAGATCTTACACCAAATTGTGCAGCCAAATCGCCTTGCTCATCTGTATTTACTTTACAAATTTTAGCCTTACCATCAAAATCATTTGCAAGCTCATCAATAACTGGAGCTAACATTCTACAAGGTCCGCACCATGGAGCCCAAAAATCTACTAAAGCTACACCTTCTTTTGCTTGTGCAAAATTTTCTGTAGTTAAATCAATATATTTTCCCATTTTTTCTCCTTTATTTTTTCACATTTTATTAAATTAGAATAAATATTCTCTTAATAACCAATGTTCTCTAAAAGTTTTATATCATCTTTATATACACAAAGTAAATCTATTTGATAATTCTCATCACTTTTGTGTTTCATAAAGTAATACTCTATAGCTTTGATGATTTTATTGTATTTTTTATGATCTAATCTATATGCTACTTCATAATCTCCTTGCGTACTTTTAACCTCAACAAAATGTAAAATTTTATCTTTTTTAGCAATGATATCAATTTCTCCAAATTTAGAATGAAAATTTCTTTTTAAAATTTCAAAACCTTGAGTTTTTAAATACTCGCACGCTAAATCCTCTCCTTTTTTGCCAAAAAGATACTGTAATAAAGCCATTAATCTTCTATTCTCATCATAAAAACATCATCTTTTACAAATTCTTGTTCTTTAAGTTTTTGAATTAAAATTTGTATATTTTTTTCATAAGTTTGATGAGTGATAAAAAATAAAGTACTACAATCTTGCTTTTCTTTTTTTGGCTTTTGTAAAAAAGTATCGATTGAAATTTGATGTTCACTCATTAATTGTGTGATTTTTGATAATACCCCTATTTTATCTAATACTTTCAATCTTAAATAATATCTTGTATAAATTTCATCCTTATTTAAAAGTTTATAAGAAGTATCATTTAAATACCCAAAAATAGCACTATTTTTTTCTTTTCTTGCTATATCGATTAAATCAGCTATAACAGCACTTGCAGTTGCCTTGCCACCTGCACCTGGGCCATAATATAAACTTTCACCCAAAATATCCCCATCAACACTAATAGCATTCATCACTCCATCAACCTTTGCTAGTATTTTATCTTTACTAAGCATAGCAGGATGAACCCTTAGTTCTATTTTTTCATCTTTTATTTTAGCAATACCTAAATGCTTTATGATATATTCAAATTCCTTTGCAAAATAAATATCTTCATCACTTACCTTACTAACACCCTCAATCAAGATATCTTCAGGTTTTACTCTTAATCCATAGGCAATATTTGCTAAAATTAAAAGCTTATGTGCAGCATCAAATCCTTCTATATCAAAAGTAGGATCAGCTTCGGCATATCCTAAATCTTGAGCCTTTTTTAATACTTCTTGAAATTTAGCATTATCTTCAGTCATTTTACTTAAAATATAATTGCTTGTACCATTTAAAATGCCTTTAATAGAAACAATATTATTAGCACTCAAACCCTCTTTTAAAATTTTAATAATAGGAATTCCGCCTGCCACACTTGCTTCATAACCAAAAGCTGTATCTTGTGCTAATTTTTCAAGCTCATAACGATGATAAGCAAGCAAAGCTTTATTGGCAGTTACTACTGATTTTTTTCTTTTTAAAATCTTTGAAATTATCTCAAAAGGTAAATCAATACCACCCATTAACTCCACAAATACATCAATATCTTCACGCTCTAAAACTTCATCAATATCATTAACCACAGGAATTAATGCATTTGGTTTTGGATTTCTTGCTAAAGCAATCACTGGAATAATTTCTTCATCACATCTTGCTTTGATTAAATCTTGATTTTTTAACAAAGTTTCTACAACGGCACTTCCTACCGTGCCATAGCCTAAAATTGCTATTTTCATTTTATTCTCTTAAGTATTTTTTAATATTTCTTGCTGCTTGACGAATACGGTTTTCATTTTCTATTAAAGCTATTCTAACATACTCATTGCCCGCTTCACCAAAGCCAACTCCAGGGCTTACTGCTACATTTGCTTTTTGCAAAAGCTGTTTGGAAAATTCCATACTACCAAGATGAGCCTTACTTTGAGGGAGTTTAGCCCAAACAAACATACTTGCATTAGGTTTTTTTAGCTCCCATCCTGCTTGATAAAACGAATCAAGCAAGACTTCTAATCTTCTTGCATAAGTTACTTTAATCTCTTCAACGCAAGTTTGATCTCCATCTAAAGCTATAGTAGCAGCAACTTGTATAGGAGTATACATACCATAATCAAACCAAGATTTAATCTTTTTCAAAGCAGCAATTAAGCGTTTATTGCCCACCACAAAACCTACGCGCCAACCTGCCATATTGTAAGATTTTGAAAGTGTATAAGTTTCTACTGCTACATCTTTAGCACCTTCAACTTCAAAAATAGAAGGAGTTTTATAAGAACCAAAAGTTAAGTCCGCATAGGCAATATCAGAAATAATATAAAATCTTTCTTTTTTTGCCATGGCAACCAATCTCTCATAAAAACTTTTTTCCACTGTAACTGTTGTAGGATTATGCGGAAAATTTACTACTACATATTTTGGACGCGGAATGCTTTCATGTAGTGTTTTTTGTAAATTTTCAAAAAAAGTATTTTCATTTAATTCATAATTTTCATTAAAATCAAAATTCATTGTCGCTACATTACCACCTGCTATGATAAAAGCTTGAGTATGTATAGGATAAGCAGGTGTAGGTACAATAGCTACATCTCCTGGGTTAATAACAGCTCTTGCTAAATTTACAAAACCCTCTTTAGAACCCATCGTTGCAACTACTTCACTTTCAGGATCTAAATCAACATCATATTTTCTTTTATACCAATTACAAATTGCAAGCCTTAGTTTATAAATTCCACTCGAAGCAGAATAACCTGAAGTTTTGTCTTTATTTGCACTTTCACAAAGCTTGTCTATGATATGTTGAGGGGTTTTGCCATCAGGATTCCCCATAGAAAAATCTATTATATCCTCCCCTGCTCTTCTTGCTGCCATTTTAATCGCATTAACTTCAGCAAAAACATAATTTGGAAGTCTTTCTATGGTATTAAAATGAATTTCTTCAAACATCGTCCGTCCTTTTAGCGTCTTAAGTAAATTTTCAAACCCCTTTTTATATTATCAAGGCTAAACATATCCCCTATAATAGCATATTTTGCGCCCAATGGTATATTTACATTTACCTCATTTTGCTTATGTGTATTTTCTACACCTTGAATAAAATTTAAATTTTTATCTAAAAACTGAATTTTACAAAACCAAGAGTCAAGATTGTGTGCACTAAGCTCCATACTTTTTGCACCTTGCAAATCAATAATATATTCTCTTAAAGGTTTGTTTAATTGAGTAATAGTATTTAGTGGAATTTGAGTATTAACTTTAGGTTTTGCTTTTGAAAAATCTAACTCATATTCATAATTTAACTCTGAAATTTTATAAATATCTTTAATAAAAACAGAACTACCCAACAAAGCCTTATAAAAAACTCCTGGATCAAGCATATACTGAGAATCTACGGCTAACTTATATGTGATATAGTTTTCCCTTAAAGTTAATTCAGTTGGTATAAAATATATATAACCTAGTTCATTTAAAGTATCATTGATTGTTTTAAAAAACAAAACAGAATCAGCTTGGGCTTTAAAACTAAAGGTTAAAGTTTTTGGTTCATTTAATATAAAATTTGCTAAAGAATTGGTTTTTAAAATTTGAGAAATAGTGTAAATATCTACATTTTCACGCTCATCTTTGTAATCATTTCTTGCAAACAAAAGTTCCAATTGTGCATCTTTAGAATTATCATTAACAATATGCTTAGCAACCTCTAAGGCACTTAGTGCAAAAGCATTGAGAGTAAAAAAAATGGAAAATATTAAAATTCTTACCATAATTTTCCTCTATTTTCTTTTACAAACTCAGCCTTTGTAATTTGTTTGATTTTGCCATCTTTAATCATTAAAAACTTAGACACACCGTTTTTAAACTCTAAAGTATTGTTATTTTCATCATTTAAACTAAAAGCAGCATGACCTGTGGTAATAAGCATATCTTTATCTAAAGATAAAGTATAATCATTTTTAATAGTTAAAGAACTTTTTTTGAAAGTTTTTAAATCCACCATACCAAGCCAAAGTTCTGCGCTTGGTTTTATAATACTTTCTTTAAGCAAAACCATATTTTCTTCAGGCATATTTAAACTAGCATTATCCTCTAATGTTTCTTCTATAGTATTATTACTCTCATCTGTTAGCTCTAAAATAGTTGTATTTGTTTCATTATTTTCTATAACATCATCAGCAAAAAAATTAACAACCGGAGTTTCATTCTCATCGACTTTTTCTTCTAAAACAACCTGCTCTTGATTTAATACATTAGTGGTATTTTCATCTAAAGTGGAGCTTTGAAAAAATCTTGAAACACCCCAAGCTAAAGCCACTATCAAAAGCACTACTACTATAATCACAATATACCATACACTCGAACTTTCTTTAGTATATGAGTTCATTCTGGGCGCAATATACACATGATTTTTTTTCTCAATGCCATTTTCCTCTAAATAGGCATGATATTCTTCTAAAAAATTAGAAAAATCAAGCTCATACTCTCTTTGTAAAATTTTAATAAAGCCATTTACATTAAAGCGAGATAAAGACTTAAAATCTTTTTTAATGATATATTCAAGACAAGCTATTTCTATTTGTGTTCTTTTTTGAACTTCTAATAAATTTAAATCTTCTAATTTTTTCCAACTATCCATTTTTCATCCTATCGCAAAGTATTGCAAATGCTGCACTTACATTTAAACTATCAAAGTCATTGTGCATTTTTATACCTACACATTCATCGCATTTTTTAAGCACCTTTGGTGCTATACCAAAACCTTCACTTCCCATAATCAAAACTTTTTTATCTTTAGCCTTGATAGTATGTATATCACTACCTCCGCTAGCACTAGCATAGATATAAAAACCTTTTTGTTTTAATTCATTTATCATGCTTAAAATATCATCATTTAAAACTATTTTCATATCTAAAGCTGCCCCACTACTTGCGCGGATTACTCCATCTATAGCTACACTTTTAGCTACCAAAATAACCCCATCAGCACCCAAAGCATAAGCACTACGCACGATAGCTCCGATATTTCCAACGTCGCTAATATTATATAAAATAACTATAAAATCTTTTTCTTTTAAACTTTCAAAAGAGCTAAATTCAAACTCATCAATTTCCATTAAAAAACCTTGATGATTTCCACCTCTTGCTAAACTTTGTGCGGTTTTAAAATCAAGCTTTTTAATTTTTTTTGAAGCTTTTGCTATTTTTGAAAAATCAGCTTTTTCGCATTCTTTTGCTAAATAAATTTCTTTAATTTTTTCTTTATGCTTTTCTAAGATATAAAAAAACACTTGCTTGCCATAAACTATCATTTTTAAATAATAACCAAATTCAACTTAAAAGCAGTTTTTGATAATTTTCTTTTGGAGATTTTGCATTGATTTTTGAAAGAAGTTTTGCCTTTGTTTTTAAAGGCAAATCAAGCTCATAAATATCTTGCTCACACAAGGTATTTTGATGAAATTGCTTTTCTTTAGCACTTACGACTACACACCATTCACCGCGCAAATCCATTGTTTTTATTTTTTCTAAAACCTCTAAGACTCCTGCTCTAAATTTAGTTTCAAATTTCTTTGTTGCTTCTTTTATGATAAAAATTTCTCTTAAAGGATCAATTTTGCTAATTTCTTCTACCAAATTCAGTATTCTAGTGGGTGCTTCATAAACTATACTAGGATAAGGATTAAGCATTAAATTTTCAATATCTTTTTGTCTTTGAGGATTTTTATTGGCTAAAAAACCCATAAAAATAAATTCTTTTTTACAAAATGCGCTTGAAACTAATGCAAGCAAAGCAGCATTTGACCCTGCTAAGACTTCATAATCAATATTATTTTTAATGGCATATTCAATTAAAAATTGCCCCGGGTCACTAATACCTGGCATACCCGCATCACTTAAATATGCAATATCTTGTTTAAAAAAATCATCATCTATTTTTGCTAAAAAATCTTTTTCATTATGCGTGTGTAAGGCTAAATATTTATCAGGTTTTATTTCTAAATTAAATTTTTCATTAAGGAGATGGACTAAAGATTTGCAAACTCTCGTATCTTCACATAAAAAGAGTTTGCATTTTTGTAAAATTTCTAAAGAATGAAAAGAAATATCGTTTAAATTTCCTATGGGTGTAGGAATAAAATATAACATTATTGCATTGCGTATTTTTTCTTAAATTTCTCTACACGACCCGCAGCATCTACGATTTTTTCACTACCTGTAAAAAATGGATGACAACTTGAGCAAATATCAACTTTAATTTCTGGTTTATTTGACTTAGTAGTAAAAGAATTTCCACAAGCACAACTAACTTTGCATTCTACATATTCTGGGTGAATTTCTTTTTTCATTGTTTATCCTTTTTCAAAACATTAAGGCGTAATTATATAGATTTTTATATAAAAAATAGCTAAATTTAAGCGTGTTTTTAAATTATGAATTTTGAAGCAACCCCTATTAAAGCTGTTTGTGCTTTAAGTACAAAATCAGCCTGTAATTTTGCTTTTTTTATATTCTTCTCTCTTTCTTTTTGAGAAAATCCACCTTCAGCACCTATTAAAAACACGTACTTACTAGGTTCAAAACTCATCAAATCTTCGCCTTCAAAGTCTATCAAAACAATGTTCTCATAAACTTGCTGAAATTTTTTAAAATCATCAAAGCTTTCAAGCTCCATTAAAGAAGCGCGACCACATTGTTGGGATGATTCTATAAGAATTTTTTCCATTCTTTTAAAATCTAACTTAAAATTTTTTTGTGAATAATCCATATACACAAAAGAAAGCTTTGCTACTCCAAGCTCGTTTAAAAAAGGCAAAGTTTTTTCTATAATCTTTGGATCAATCACCGCTAAAGCTAAATGTAAATGCGTTTTTAATTCTTGTTTTTCTTCTTTTTTATCAAGCAAATTTAATACGCAAGAGCGTCTAGAAAGCTCTATGCATTCATAAGTATAAGCAAAAAAATCTTTTAAATTTTTTAATATGATTTTATCACCTACTTTAATTCTTCGAACCTTTAAGTGTAAAAAAGCTTCATTTTCTAACTCTAAATTTAAAACACCACTTTGTGGGTGATATAAAAATCGCATTAAAAATAAAACCTTTGAAGCAAATAAGGTACAAAAAGTAAAAATATACCCAAACACAAAATAAAAAAGCTTAAAAATCTAAATTTAGCATAACGCTTAAACAATCTTGCTTTTTTAAATAAAACAAATTGATAAATAGCCAAAGCAAAGATAAAAATCCAACAAAACCACATAGAAAGTATGTATAAATTTAGCTCAAAATGCTTTAAAGCCCAAAGCAAACTTCCTGTAAAAAGTGTAATTGCTAAAAATAAATAATAAATTGGCAAAAACAGGCGAATTCTTTTTATAAAAATAAACTCTTGTGAAAAACTACTTTGAGTTAGATATAAATAAAACAACATTAAAAAGCCATTTGCATATAGGCTGTACACATGCAATGCTAAAAAAAACTCATAACTTTGATCCATCACTGTCCTTGTGTGCTATTTTCATCTTTGATATCATCATCTACGGGTATAGGCAGTGTTTCATCATCTATAATAACATTAGAGTCACTTTGCTCAATTTGAACTTGTTCGGTTTGCACTTCTTTTTTTGTATTGTTATTTTCTTGATTTGAGCAAGCCATAAAAAATAACAATGGCACAACTAACAGAATCTTTTTCATCACACCTCCTTTTGATTGACAAAAACAAAATTTACATCTTGAAGTTTTTTTAAAAAATCTTTATCTTTCCATTCATCAATTATAGCTTGTGAAAATTCAATATCTGCCAAATTTATCTTTGGTAAAAACTTACTATAAGCATCTTCTCTAAAACCTTGTGCATAGCCTGTTCTTGTTTCATGCACAATGATACTTTTTAAACTTACACCTTGCTCGCCATTAACCATCTTGGTCTTTAAAAGCAAGGTATCTATCAAAATAAAAAATATGCGTACAAAATTTTCCGCACTTACATTCACAGGCAAACTTACCCATCTTTGTGAGTGTTTTTTCATATCTTCTAAATAAACTTTATCATCATCTTTAAAAAGTGTAATAGCATGATCAAAACTATCAATAATTTGTTTTATCTCATCTTTTAACAAGCCAAAATCATATACCATTCCCGCATTGTCAAGGTATTTACTCTCAAGTAAAATTTCTACCTTATAAGAGTGTCCATGTATGCTTGTTTTACATCGCTTGGAGCTACAAAATCTAACAATATGAGCATTTTCAAATTCAAACATTTTTCTAATAATCATACGCCTTCTTTATCTCCCCAAATTCTAATATGCAATCTATCAGAGTAATTATATCCATTTTTTATACAAAATTCAGCAACACTTAAGGCATTTTTAGAAATTTCTTCTTCATTTGACCCCATGGGCATACAAAACACCTCATTTTCACAAATTTGTAAAATTTCACTAATCTCCTCTAAAGCTTTATTTTCTTGTAAAAAATCTTTATCTAAAACAAATTTATAAAAACTATCTTTAGTATAATATTTAAAAGCTTTCAATGCTTTTTCATTAATCCTTTTTTCTTTTTTTACACCACTATTACTAAGCTTTACACCCAAAGCAAAATAACATTTTTTATACAAAGGATATTTTTCAAAATCAATTTCAATACTTGCATTGGTTTCAAAATGCACTTTAAAATCATTTTCTAAAAGTAAATTTATAAAACACAAAAAATCTTTATTTTGATAATTTAATAAAGGCTCTCCACCTGTAATGACAACTATAACTTTGCGTGAATTGGCTAGTTTTAAAACCTCATCAAAAAGCTTTACTGAAGTATATGTTTTATAACAAGTTTTAAATTCTTTGGTAAAAACAGCTCTTATAGTATCACAACCCAAAAGTATTTTAGAATCTTTTTCTTTTTTTACTCCAAAGCCTGTGCAGTTAAAATTACACCCAGCAAACCTTACAAATATAGCCAAATTTCCGCTATATTTTCCCTCACCCTGCAAGCTTAAAAAAGTCTCGACAACTTCCATTATCCACCTGTTTGATAAAAGGCTCTTGTAGAACTTTGATTAGCCTCATTTTCAGCCCATCTGTTTTTTTCTGATTTATTTTTTATCACGGTTTTTAAAACCTCACATGCTCCTGCTATGTCTTTATTACGTATAGCCTTTTTAATGCTTAAAGCCTCA is a window encoding:
- the trxB gene encoding thioredoxin-disulfide reductase; translated protein: MLDLAIIGGGPAGLSAGLYATRGGLKNVVMFEKGMPGGQITSSSEIENYPGVAQVLDGISFMAPWNEQCMRFGLKHEMVGVEQISKNADGSFNIKLEGGKNEQAKAVIVCTGSTPRRAGFKGEDEFFGKGVSTCATCDGFFYKNKEVAVLGGGDTALEEALYLANICSKVYLIHRRDEFRAAPSTVEKVKNNEKIELITNALVDEVCGDNMGVNKIKIAFNDGSKREVDVPGIFTFVGLNVRNEILKQDNGEFLCAMEEGGQVSVDLKMQTNIAGLFAAGDLRKDAPKQVICAAGDGAVAALSALAYIESLH
- a CDS encoding 7-carboxy-7-deazaguanine synthase QueE, whose protein sequence is MEVVETFLSLQGEGKYSGNLAIFVRFAGCNFNCTGFGVKKEKDSKILLGCDTIRAVFTKEFKTCYKTYTSVKLFDEVLKLANSRKVIVVITGGEPLLNYQNKDFLCFINLLLENDFKVHFETNASIEIDFEKYPLYKKCYFALGVKLSNSGVKKEKRINEKALKAFKYYTKDSFYKFVLDKDFLQENKALEEISEILQICENEVFCMPMGSNEEEISKNALSVAEFCIKNGYNYSDRLHIRIWGDKEGV
- a CDS encoding 6-pyruvoyl trahydropterin synthase family protein, with the protein product MIIRKMFEFENAHIVRFCSSKRCKTSIHGHSYKVEILLESKYLDNAGMVYDFGLLKDEIKQIIDSFDHAITLFKDDDKVYLEDMKKHSQRWVSLPVNVSAENFVRIFFILIDTLLLKTKMVNGEQGVSLKSIIVHETRTGYAQGFREDAYSKFLPKINLADIEFSQAIIDEWKDKDFLKKLQDVNFVFVNQKEV
- the rlmB gene encoding 23S rRNA (guanosine(2251)-2'-O)-methyltransferase RlmB; the encoded protein is MIVYGKQVFFYILEKHKEKIKEIYLAKECEKADFSKIAKASKKIKKLDFKTAQSLARGGNHQGFLMEIDEFEFSSFESLKEKDFIVILYNISDVGNIGAIVRSAYALGADGVILVAKSVAIDGVIRASSGAALDMKIVLNDDILSMINELKQKGFYIYASASGGSDIHTIKAKDKKVLIMGSEGFGIAPKVLKKCDECVGIKMHNDFDSLNVSAAFAILCDRMKNG
- the trxA gene encoding thioredoxin; this encodes MGKYIDLTTENFAQAKEGVALVDFWAPWCGPCRMLAPVIDELANDFDGKAKICKVNTDEQGDLAAQFGVRSIPTIIFFKDGEVVDQLVGAQSKQALADKLNSLL
- the rsmI gene encoding 16S rRNA (cytidine(1402)-2'-O)-methyltransferase, whose amino-acid sequence is MLYFIPTPIGNLNDISFHSLEILQKCKLFLCEDTRVCKSLVHLLNEKFNLEIKPDKYLALHTHNEKDFLAKIDDDFFKQDIAYLSDAGMPGISDPGQFLIEYAIKNNIDYEVLAGSNAALLALVSSAFCKKEFIFMGFLANKNPQRQKDIENLMLNPYPSIVYEAPTRILNLVEEISKIDPLREIFIIKEATKKFETKFRAGVLEVLEKIKTMDLRGEWCVVVSAKEKQFHQNTLCEQDIYELDLPLKTKAKLLSKINAKSPKENYQKLLLS
- a CDS encoding homoserine dehydrogenase — encoded protein: MKIAILGYGTVGSAVVETLLKNQDLIKARCDEEIIPVIALARNPKPNALIPVVNDIDEVLEREDIDVFVELMGGIDLPFEIISKILKRKKSVVTANKALLAYHRYELEKLAQDTAFGYEASVAGGIPIIKILKEGLSANNIVSIKGILNGTSNYILSKMTEDNAKFQEVLKKAQDLGYAEADPTFDIEGFDAAHKLLILANIAYGLRVKPEDILIEGVSKVSDEDIYFAKEFEYIIKHLGIAKIKDEKIELRVHPAMLSKDKILAKVDGVMNAISVDGDILGESLYYGPGAGGKATASAVIADLIDIARKEKNSAIFGYLNDTSYKLLNKDEIYTRYYLRLKVLDKIGVLSKITQLMSEHQISIDTFLQKPKKEKQDCSTLFFITHQTYEKNIQILIQKLKEQEFVKDDVFMMRIED
- a CDS encoding PepSY-like domain-containing protein, coding for MKKILILSMALALMASANITQQNANSYQQNTPQHNPYVQNYYGLSKPIMDKIQSSFPGAFIVDVDWEEFGYEIKLSNNMEMFFDRNGNFLGQKWDD
- a CDS encoding 16S rRNA (uracil(1498)-N(3))-methyltransferase — encoded protein: MRFLYHPQSGVLNLELENEAFLHLKVRRIKVGDKIILKNLKDFFAYTYECIELSRRSCVLNLLDKKEEKQELKTHLHLALAVIDPKIIEKTLPFLNELGVAKLSFVYMDYSQKNFKLDFKRMEKILIESSQQCGRASLMELESFDDFKKFQQVYENIVLIDFEGEDLMSFEPSKYVFLIGAEGGFSQKEREKNIKKAKLQADFVLKAQTALIGVASKFII
- a CDS encoding YraN family protein — protein: MALLQYLFGKKGEDLACEYLKTQGFEILKRNFHSKFGEIDIIAKKDKILHFVEVKSTQGDYEVAYRLDHKKYNKIIKAIEYYFMKHKSDENYQIDLLCVYKDDIKLLENIGY
- a CDS encoding LL-diaminopimelate aminotransferase is translated as MFEEIHFNTIERLPNYVFAEVNAIKMAARRAGEDIIDFSMGNPDGKTPQHIIDKLCESANKDKTSGYSASSGIYKLRLAICNWYKRKYDVDLDPESEVVATMGSKEGFVNLARAVINPGDVAIVPTPAYPIHTQAFIIAGGNVATMNFDFNENYELNENTFFENLQKTLHESIPRPKYVVVNFPHNPTTVTVEKSFYERLVAMAKKERFYIISDIAYADLTFGSYKTPSIFEVEGAKDVAVETYTLSKSYNMAGWRVGFVVGNKRLIAALKKIKSWFDYGMYTPIQVAATIALDGDQTCVEEIKVTYARRLEVLLDSFYQAGWELKKPNASMFVWAKLPQSKAHLGSMEFSKQLLQKANVAVSPGVGFGEAGNEYVRIALIENENRIRQAARNIKKYLRE
- the rpmE gene encoding 50S ribosomal protein L31, which codes for MKKEIHPEYVECKVSCACGNSFTTKSNKPEIKVDICSSCHPFFTGSEKIVDAAGRVEKFKKKYAMQ